A segment of the Globicephala melas chromosome 18, mGloMel1.2, whole genome shotgun sequence genome:
tgagagTTCCTCTGTAGCAAGAATAGTCGGAGGGTAAGCTGTTTGTTTTTCAGGTGTTTTAAATTGACATTCAGCCTGAATTAACCAGGTGACTTATGTTGGTTTGTGAGGTGCAGGACTTAAGTGCTAAAGCAATGATATTGGTATAAATGACAGGTAATGCCTGTAAGTCAGCAGCTTACAGAGTACTGATTTGTGTGCTAAACTTAATTTGCTTATCCCATCCCCTTGTGAAGACCCTGAATCAACTCTGCTTGTGCTGAGAGGGACTTGTCTAGGCTTGTTCTCTCTCAGACCTTTactattttgggggtggggaagaggaacaGAGATTAAATTTCTGTTCCAaggagttatttttatattttaaattagctaTGACTAGGTATGAATTATAGTGGGTACAGAAGTATCAAAGTATTTGTTAAACTGTTGATAGCTATtgctcttcttctctttttttttgcggtacgcgggcctctcactgttgtggcctctcccgttgcagagcacaggctcctgatgcgcaggctcagtggccatggctcactttttttttctttttgagtcttttccctttttttcttgatgagtctggctaatggtttatcaattttgtttatcttctcagtaAACTTAATATAAGAACATGCTTGGTGTTTTCAGTGATATTAACCAAATTGTAGTTGAGTATTggaatatttttagtatttaatgACCCTAAAACACTTCACTTTTAAAGTTTTGTGAATGTAATAGGTGTTACTCAGTTTGATTAAAATTTTGATCACTTAAGATCTTCAACATTTTTCGTACAATAACAGATTAAGAATAAGGGCATAatactttctaaatatttacacacatatttaccactatttttgttttgtatagtgATGCTGGAAATAGTGACCGGGTAGTAATTCAGGAGATGTTGAAAACAGTGGCACAATCACAGCAACTTGAAACAAACTctcaaaaagattttaaaggtaTGTgataaaaagatttctttttatgaGGCAGACACTTAAATTACAAGCAGTGGGTATAAGAGAAAAATGTAGTGGGGAATGTAAATTCCatccatttagcaaatatttattaacctcTTGTTCTGTGCCAAGTACtatgctaccttttttttttttctttaaatatgtaaaagTGAACAAGAGAGACATGATCTCTGCTCCTGGGAGTTTATAGTCTAATGGAATTGAATTTTGGCAGAAAGAGAACTATTTGTGCCACCCATTTGTTACTTTAGAACTAGATAAGTAatgaaaaaatacttaatttaaaataagaaattgcatgatttaaaaataatggttCTTAGAACCAAAGTGACATGTTCATTATCAAATGTTTagctaaacaaaagaaaattcataCCAGCTATAATCCCCATTAATAGTTACTCTTAACATTTGCAGTATtatttatgtgcatatatatgcgTATATTTTTACAGGAGATTTTTTGATAAATATGCCAATATTTAatgcttttcatatattttgccaAATTCTTCATGTGAAAGAGGGTATAGCTGTGCTACCACCAGCAGTGTTTAGGAATGCCCATTTCTCTCTAACATTTATCAACActggataattatttttaatccttgTCAGTTTGAGtggagaaaataaattgtttgtactttgtttttttttagtgaatgtgatgattttatcttttgttcattgcttattttactgttttgtaAATCACCTGTGCATATTCCAGTGTATTTCTTATCTTTCCTCCTCAGTCTgtacttcaaaataaattaaaaattttttttcaaatgctctcCTGTATCCATTAATgtagttttatgatttttcttcttagtgTTTAGTATTATATTACTGGATCTTTTAATGAAACTGCTTTGCATTTCTGGAGTAAATGTCACTTGGTTGGgatgtgttaatttttaaaatatgctgctGTTTTCTCACCTagcaatgatttatttttttatcattttatttggtGCTATCCTTGTCAGATACTGGGATCAATctccttgtctttatttttcctgttctgtTCAATTTCGgttctaattccagaacatctcCAAACTGTGAAGTGTTATCTTGGAaggaatattcattttattattttcagtccAATGTTCTCTCAAACCTTATTGCATCAAGGTTCCTTAGCTCTTAGCCATGAATTGAGCCCTCTGAGTGCTGTTCTTAAATTGGCCCATGGTATTTCCAGTGTGCTTTTGTGGGTGATTTGGGGTTCTCCTGTCCTAAAGGCTGTCAAAAACCTGGTGGATCCCAGCCACTTCCTCCCACACATAGTTTCTTGTTCTCACTTGCTCATATTTAGGGTTCTTAGGGACAACTTGTCACCTAGTTTTGATATAAATGTTGTCTTGGGTCTTGGAATCTTTactttttctgtctgtttttatgGGAGAGATTCAAATGCTACAAATGCTACCACTGTCATCTTctagaaataatttaatacaatgaaaaatacaaCAGTTGGATTCAGTCCCTACATACTATTCCTGAAGCACTTTAAGGCCAATCCTTGATTATGACCAGATGGAATCTTATACAAGTAACCAGATGTCTTTATGCCATATTTGCTACATCTCTTGtgccagtgttttccaaagtgtattCCTTAATGCTAAGGTGTTCTACAGAAATGTGCTCCTGAGATAAATTATTTTGGGTAAATGCAGCACATTATATCCTTGTCGTGGTGATTTCTACtgtgtataaatataataaagccTGCAGTAAATTCTACAACAAAATAACCTCTTTAACTTTGTTTAGCCTAGTGTTTCTTAGGCTTGTTTGAtcttagaatgttttaaaataaaagtaaaagaaattattCTCGCCATACCTGTAAGTTTTGCATGTCTTCTCCAAAGGGAAAGTAGTATATTAGGCTTATTATTTAGGATTTCACTCTGAAtaatgaggaggaagaggaagagaaatacttaagttaaagtttgttttgtttttccttgactCAGTCGTGTTATTGACAGAAGTTGACAAACTCACTAAAGATGCTCAGCATGCCTTGCGCAGAACCATGGAAAAGTATATGTCCACCTGCAGGTTGATCTTGTGTTGCAATTCTACATCAAAAGTGATACCACCTATTCGTAGTAGGTGCCTTGCAGTTCGTGTGCCTGCTCCCAGCATTGAAGATGTAAGTCAAGtaaaacttttcagaaaaaaaatttcacttcaAATTCCATGCATACTGTGTGTACATCCCtgtcatgtttgtttttgtgaaaaCATAGTGAGCTATATCAGTAATCTAGGAATAGCTATGGCCTGGATGCTAACTATTAATATACGTataaacctatatatatatatatgtagtaaatACCAGATACCAATATATAGAAAATGTTCTTTCCATTAAATCATCTTTTACTTTAAACAAGTAATTATTGTGGATTTTACTAAAGTAGGTAAAGGCTGGTTATTTAATGGCTTCTACCTTAACCTGATTTAACTGGCTTATGGAGGAGGCATGAGTATTCAGGAAATAGATTTTGCAAGAAGATGATTTGGGAATACCTAGTCCCCTGTTAGGGGACCAAAGTTAGTCTGaaacataatacatttttttgttttctttatcattcttAGTAGCTGTCAGTAGAAATACCAGTTTCTCACAGGCAGTTTTCTGCTGTTTAATAGATTTGGGACAATTTTATGCAAAGTGGGGATAATATGtgacattgtattagtttcaaagTAGTTAAAGTAACTTTATTATAAGTTTCACTTGTAAAAATTTTGGGGGTGATAGAGTTAAAAGTGTCTATAAAGCAGCAGCACTGCCAGGTTACACCACTCCCATGGGCACCATTTAGGTCTTAGTGCCTGAGTCATGTGCACTTCAGCTTGTACGGCTCTACTTGGCAGCCTTGTGAGCAGTATCTTTGCCCCCAACATGAGACCCTTTGTCTCCAACTCCATGTTGCCTTGAGGAGGCTGTCAGGCTTGGAGCTGGGACCAGAGCTTCCTCCAGTTGCCCATCTAGCTGCTGCCTCTTCCTGACAGCTAGGCTAGACCTCTAGCCTCCTACTGAAGGAGCAGTGGGTTAGGGTAGGGTAGTGACCAAAAAAAAGGTTGGGGAGGGTCTATAAAGATATTAACAGAAATTGTCTCAGTATGCTGTTTGACAGATTGCccatttttgttaattattttgtttgtagatttgccATGTGTTATCTACTGTGTGCAAGAAGGAAGGTCTAAATCTTCCTTCACAACTGGCTCGTAGACTTGCAGAGAAGTCCTGCAGAAATCTCAGAAAAGCTCTGCTTATGTGTGAAGCCTGCAGAGTGCAACAGTGAGTGAAAGGGGGAAGTTACCGTGGGAAACATTTTGGGACATAAGCCcactttcatttaatttattgtgttctCTTTTTGTCATGTAGATATCCTTTTACTGGAGATCAAGAAATCCCTGAAACAGATTGGGAGGTGTATCTGAGGGAGACTGCCAATGCTATTGTCAGTCAGCAGACTCCACAGAGGTAACCACTGTAAAAGATCACCATGAAAGTTTGGTCATTGAGATAGTACAGATATTCTAAGTTTTAGGTTAGCTGTTTTATGCTAATAGCATGCCATTTAGAATTATAATTAAATCTATAATAGTACACTTATAAAGAAAAGGTAggatttaattttagaaatttagtGGTTCAGAATAGTTTAGCATATGATATCATGGCTATTGGCATGTAAATGTGGAACTTctacataaattaaaacaaattttggaagttttaggtttttcccaGAATCTCGGATGATTTAATATTAATACATAGCATGATGTGTCTAGCTTTCTAATATTGAAAATCACAATATGTAACTTTGTATTGATGTGTCATAGAAAGACCCTAGACTGTGGGTCAGACTTCTAGTTCTTCTACTGAGTTTTAGCTAAGTGTCCTTGAGCAGGTAACTTCATCTTAGAGCTTCAACTTTTTCACTTGTATAATGAAGATGCTATTATTTATACCAAGGATACTTGTACCTTTGTTATAAGAGCAGAAGAGATTGTGTGATAATGGATTGAGAACTAGAAGACCCGGTGCTCATGTGTCATGATAGGCTTTGTTAAGAATAATATTGTGTATATGCCATCAGTATTTAGGAAGTGTTCTGTGCATATTTGCTGTACAGTTGTTTCTGTTTACTTCCTAGGTCTCTTCTTCAGTAGTAGACCATGCTGAGAGTACTTCAGCCACTGCTTGTTTGATTTATCATGACAGCTTTGATTGAGAAGGGCAGTCTGCTCTTCTCCAAATCAAGAGTGACAGTCTTAAGGCCCACTCACTACCTTTGGAACGTCTAGTGAAGGTCCCTTAGGCTCACTGAGACACAGTTTGCTACTATTTTTTGCCTGTCAGAACTGAGAAACCATCTTTGGACTTTAGAGAGGGTTGATTCTTTTAGGAAACAGACTAGACTGAATGCAACCACTGAAATGTAAGCTTCCCTGGTTTACGTGAAAATAATCATGAGAGGATTATACCATGTTTCTCTTCTTGTATGGTATATCTGatgaattcttatttttataagaaattctTCAAAGGAAATGATAATGTGTACTTTTGGGCTACCATATAGATTAGAGGAGGTGAATAGTCATAGATAATGGGTATGTGGTATTTGCATTGAATtcctattaattcatttattttagttgAAGAAATTAATAGTTTTCGAAAAGTGCAAACGTTTTaggtaggttcttcagaaaagaAACCTTGACTTTAGGAAAAAATGTGCATTCCGTTCTGTAAAATATTATCAATCAGTGAAGAAATTTCaggctttaaagaaataaaattcaaacaaagtGTGTCTTGGGAGCCTTTTACTTCCATAAAATATTTCCACGCTAAAGATGactttcttgtttttgttctgattttaatgaagaaaaattggCGGTAGTAGTTGAACTTTCCAGCTCTTAAGAGATTTAGGTACAGATGTTGCAGTATTTGACTATTTGACTATTATTAGATGTATTTTTAAGACTTCAGTTGATTATTACTTTACTTAATTATTCTAGCTGCTGCGGCCCTTTCCTCATTTCCAAACAGGTTTTGACAGCTCATAAATGAACTTGTTCGAGTGCTGCTGTTGCCTATTTAGACTAACAGTTTTGGGAGTTGATGCCATTATGctgtataaaaagaaatttctcttAATTTCAGAAAACCTTGGAGCTGTGCAGAAATACTGGGATGGCTAGTGTCATTCTGAACATTGGTCCACACAGTACCAAATGGCTCCTTCTGATTTTTGACCCCTTAGTCTTGATTCTTGTTTGACCTATCTTAGAAAATTCATAATTTTCTAATTTGAATAGCAGCTAATATTTAGTGAGCaattattatatcattttagaaaaatgaactGAAATTAGGATAAGCTTCCATAGGTGTATCTTAAGTATGATAAGCCATTTAAGAAAATGTCTGTATTGGGATGTTTAATTCGTAAACTAAGACAGTACAGAGGAAAAATTACCTCCTgtttttatcacagaatattgttttgttttgtataggCTCCTTGAAGTTCGTGGGAGACTCTATGAGCTTCTGACTCATTGTATTCCTCCTGAAATAATAATGAAGGTATCCTGATTTCAAATTTTGAACTGTTTATAACCATAAAACTTGGACTTTGTGTGATCTCAGGGCTTTTGCTGCACTAAGATACATTGTCACTTCTTTCTGTCCAGCTCATtagttcaacagatatttattgagcttctgcTTCAGGCACCTTTAGGGGTGTGTTGAAGGGGACGGGTGGGCCTGCCTTCAGAGAAGTTGCATTTTTGTGGGGTGAAATGGGAAACGAAGCAAGAGGATTTCAGAATGTTCCAGGTGCCACAAAGGAAGTAACAAGGTGAAATGGTAACAATGGAGGGCAGGGTTATGGAAGGTCAGTGATGGCTTCTGTGAGAAAGGTATGTTGAAACTAAAACTTGAAAGATTAAAAGAAGAGAACCATATAAGTAGCTGGGGAACAAGTATTGCAGACAGCAAGGCCCAGTGCACTTGAGTAATGAGGTtaaagaaggagg
Coding sequences within it:
- the RFC3 gene encoding replication factor C subunit 3 isoform X3, which codes for MCILRELYGVGVEKLRIEHQTITTPSKKKIEISTIASNYHLEVNPSDAGNSDRVVIQEMLKTVAQSQQLETNSQKDFKVVLLTEVDKLTKDAQHALRRTMEKYMSTCRLILCCNSTSKVIPPIRSRCLAVRVPAPSIEDICHVLSTVCKKEGLNLPSQLARRLAEKSCRNLRKALLMCEACRVQQYPFTGDQEIPETDWEVYLRETANAIVSQQTPQRLLEVRGRLYELLTHCIPPEIIMKGLLSELLHNCDGQLKGEVAQMAAYYEHRLQLGSKAIYHLEAFVAKFMALYKKFMEDGLEGMIF
- the RFC3 gene encoding replication factor C subunit 3 isoform X1, which translates into the protein MLWRKVKLGRGHGVGEGPVLVNQESLREDCHLSRSLKEVQCGDFPHLLVYGPSGAGKKTRIMCILRELYGVGVEKLRIEHQTITTPSKKKIEISTIASNYHLEVNPSDAGNSDRVVIQEMLKTVAQSQQLETNSQKDFKVVLLTEVDKLTKDAQHALRRTMEKYMSTCRLILCCNSTSKVIPPIRSRCLAVRVPAPSIEDICHVLSTVCKKEGLNLPSQLARRLAEKSCRNLRKALLMCEACRVQQYPFTGDQEIPETDWEVYLRETANAIVSQQTPQRLLEVRGRLYELLTHCIPPEIIMKGLLSELLHNCDGQLKGEVAQMAAYYEHRLQLGSKAIYHLEAFVAKFMALYKKFMEDGLEGMIF
- the RFC3 gene encoding replication factor C subunit 3 isoform X2; the encoded protein is MSLWVDKYRPCSLGQLDYHKEQAAQLRNLVQCGDFPHLLVYGPSGAGKKTRIMCILRELYGVGVEKLRIEHQTITTPSKKKIEISTIASNYHLEVNPSDAGNSDRVVIQEMLKTVAQSQQLETNSQKDFKVVLLTEVDKLTKDAQHALRRTMEKYMSTCRLILCCNSTSKVIPPIRSRCLAVRVPAPSIEDICHVLSTVCKKEGLNLPSQLARRLAEKSCRNLRKALLMCEACRVQQYPFTGDQEIPETDWEVYLRETANAIVSQQTPQRLLEVRGRLYELLTHCIPPEIIMKGLLSELLHNCDGQLKGEVAQMAAYYEHRLQLGSKAIYHLEAFVAKFMALYKKFMEDGLEGMIF